One window from the genome of bacterium encodes:
- a CDS encoding 2-phosphosulfolactate phosphatase, with the protein MSIKIDVVIVPAELPEQGLAGKTVAVIDVLRASTSMVAALEAGAKEIIPLASIEEATRLAETMGRETVVLCGERDGNKINGFDLGNSPLEFTPENVKGKSLLMATTNGTVAVARAKGAALIAVGCLINAKALVPVLTESQAEIVLLCSGKQGRVSLEDLLCAGYLTKLIKDQSPEAEINDGARVARDIYEKHKGHLTKAVKESDHGSYLAGLGYLTDIEYATQPDASSTVPVMKDGRIVVN; encoded by the coding sequence TTGAGCATTAAAATTGACGTGGTAATTGTTCCGGCCGAACTGCCGGAGCAGGGCTTGGCCGGCAAGACGGTGGCGGTGATAGACGTGCTGCGGGCCTCCACTTCCATGGTGGCGGCGCTGGAGGCCGGGGCCAAGGAGATCATCCCCCTGGCCAGCATCGAGGAGGCCACCCGGCTGGCCGAGACCATGGGCCGGGAGACCGTGGTCCTGTGCGGCGAGCGGGACGGCAATAAGATCAACGGCTTTGATCTGGGCAATTCCCCCCTGGAATTCACCCCGGAGAACGTCAAGGGCAAAAGCCTGCTGATGGCCACCACCAACGGAACGGTGGCCGTGGCCCGGGCCAAGGGGGCGGCGCTGATAGCGGTAGGCTGCCTGATAAACGCCAAGGCCCTGGTCCCGGTGCTGACCGAATCCCAGGCCGAGATAGTCCTTTTATGCTCCGGCAAGCAGGGCCGGGTCTCGCTGGAGGACCTGCTCTGCGCAGGATATCTGACCAAACTGATCAAAGACCAATCCCCCGAGGCCGAGATCAACGATGGCGCCCGGGTGGCCCGGGACATCTACGAAAAGCACAAGGGCCACCTGACCAAGGCCGTCAAAGAAAGCGACCACGGCAGTTACCTGGCCGGCCTGGGTTACCTGACTGACATAGAGTATGCCACCCAGCCCGATGCCAGCAGCACCGTGCCGGTGATGAAGGACGGGCGGATAGTGGTGAATTAG
- a CDS encoding type IV pilus twitching motility protein PilT, translated as MDLKQTLERMVKENSSDLHLKAGMPPVFRVDGTLKPLNEAPLSPEELRQVALQLMPKDQQQIFAEEKELDFAIGVAGLGRFRVNVYMQRGSVALALRAIPVSVKKIDELALPPIIKELATSHRGMLLVTGTTGSGKSTTMAAMIEHVNETESRNIITVEDPIEFLFRDKKSIISQREVGTDTLSFAAALKHVLRQDPDVILIGEIRDKTTLGTSLQAADTGHMVMSTLHTLNASETINRVISFFPPHQHEHVRVLLAATLIGVVSLRLLPRADGKGRVPAVEVMINTATVREHLLDPVKTLMIPQLISEGNTQYGMQSFDQSIMKHYRDGMISYETALQSVTNPDEFKLRLRGIENASDSRGWDSFDTTSRK; from the coding sequence ATGGATCTAAAACAAACCCTGGAGCGGATGGTCAAGGAAAATTCCTCCGATCTCCACTTAAAGGCGGGAATGCCTCCGGTCTTCAGGGTGGACGGGACCTTGAAACCCCTGAATGAAGCCCCGCTGTCCCCGGAAGAACTGAGGCAGGTAGCCCTGCAGCTGATGCCCAAGGACCAGCAGCAGATATTTGCCGAGGAGAAGGAGCTGGACTTTGCCATCGGGGTGGCCGGGCTGGGAAGATTCCGGGTGAACGTCTACATGCAGCGCGGCAGCGTGGCCCTGGCCCTGAGGGCCATTCCGGTCTCGGTCAAGAAGATCGACGAGCTGGCTCTGCCGCCCATCATCAAGGAACTGGCCACCAGCCACCGGGGGATGCTGCTGGTGACCGGAACCACCGGCTCCGGCAAATCCACCACCATGGCCGCCATGATAGAGCATGTCAACGAGACCGAGAGCCGGAACATCATCACGGTGGAGGACCCGATAGAATTCCTGTTCCGCGACAAGAAATCCATCATCAGCCAGCGGGAGGTGGGCACCGACACCCTGTCCTTTGCCGCCGCCTTAAAACACGTGCTGCGCCAGGACCCGGATGTGATCCTGATCGGGGAGATCCGGGACAAGACCACCCTGGGCACCTCGCTCCAGGCCGCCGACACCGGCCACATGGTGATGAGCACCCTTCACACCCTGAACGCCTCGGAGACCATCAACCGGGTGATCTCCTTCTTTCCGCCCCACCAGCACGAGCATGTCCGGGTCCTTTTAGCAGCCACTCTGATAGGCGTGGTCAGCCTGCGCCTGCTGCCCCGGGCCGACGGCAAGGGCCGGGTGCCGGCGGTGGAAGTGATGATCAACACCGCCACGGTCAGGGAGCACCTGCTGGATCCGGTCAAGACCCTGATGATCCCCCAGCTGATCTCCGAGGGCAACACCCAGTACGGCATGCAGTCCTTTGACCAGTCCATCATGAAGCATTACCGCGACGGGATGATCTCCTACGAGACCGCCCTGCAGAGCGTGACCAACCCTGACGAATTCAAGCTCCGGTTAAGGGGCATCGAGAACGCCTCCGATTCCCGGGGGTGGGATTCATTTGACACAACGTCCAGAAAGTAA
- the efp gene encoding elongation factor P has translation MASTADLRNGMVLNYEGQLFYTVEFQHVKPGKGGAFVRTKLKNVKTGAVIERTFRSGESITEVRLERRKMQYLYNSDDMYMLMDSETYEQISLPGEMFKDIKDFLKENTEIQVLLHGEAVIGIEIPTFVLLKVAHSEPGFKGDTASSVTKPATLESGLVVQVPLFINENDLLKIDTRTGKYLERA, from the coding sequence TTGGCCAGCACTGCGGATCTTAGAAACGGGATGGTCCTGAACTACGAGGGACAGCTTTTTTACACGGTGGAATTCCAGCACGTCAAGCCGGGCAAGGGCGGGGCTTTTGTCCGCACCAAACTGAAGAACGTCAAGACCGGCGCGGTGATCGAGCGGACCTTCCGCTCCGGGGAATCAATCACCGAGGTCAGGCTGGAGCGCCGCAAGATGCAGTACCTGTATAACAGCGACGACATGTACATGCTGATGGACAGCGAGACCTACGAACAGATCAGCCTGCCCGGGGAAATGTTTAAGGATATCAAGGACTTTTTGAAGGAGAACACCGAGATCCAGGTGCTGCTGCACGGGGAAGCCGTGATCGGGATAGAGATCCCGACCTTCGTCCTCCTGAAGGTGGCCCACTCCGAGCCGGGCTTCAAGGGGGATACCGCTTCCTCGGTCACCAAGCCGGCCACATTGGAGAGCGGGCTGGTGGTCCAGGTGCCGCTGTTCATAAACGAAAACGACCTGCTTAAGATAGACACCAGAACCGGAAAGTATTTAGAGAGGGCCTAA
- a CDS encoding GxxExxY protein: MNYQPLPTIEEEQAKKIVDAAYAVHKKLGPGLLEKIYEICFCHELSKRGLRYQRQVDVPIVYDGITFDEGLCLDVLVENSIICELKAVDEMNPVWEAQLLSHLKLTGKRLGFLINFNVSVIRNGIKRFIV, translated from the coding sequence ATGAATTATCAACCACTGCCAACAATAGAAGAAGAGCAGGCAAAGAAAATCGTAGATGCCGCATATGCAGTGCATAAAAAACTGGGTCCGGGGTTACTGGAAAAAATATACGAGATATGCTTTTGTCATGAATTGTCTAAAAGGGGCTTAAGGTACCAAAGGCAAGTTGATGTACCGATTGTTTATGACGGTATCACCTTTGATGAAGGACTATGTTTAGATGTCCTGGTTGAAAATAGCATCATCTGTGAATTGAAGGCCGTAGATGAGATGAATCCAGTCTGGGAAGCACAATTGCTCAGCCATTTAAAACTGACTGGTAAACGCCTAGGATTTCTTATCAATTTTAATGTGTCAGTCATCAGAAATGGTATTAAACGATTTATTGTATAA
- a CDS encoding Xaa-Pro peptidase family protein gives MPDIHRQRITGIRKALALNKADGIIITNLINIRYLAGYTGSSGLLWISQKESVFFTDFRYQEQVKREVKGARCIIIKKGLWEELFLNPDFKKARKVGFEKNDLKYYQYELLQKELKAKKLLPLSGLTEELRKVKVPDEIKNIARAAAIADKSFSRIVRGIRPGMTELEIAFKLESIMKTLGASAPSFDTIVGSGPNSALPHAQPSDRKIRKGDFIVFDFGAVYRGYHSDMTRTVCVGEPSPKHLKVYDTVLRSQLAGLKAVRAGVKGREADAAARAVINAAGYAKYFGHGLGHGVGLEVHEAPGVGSKSENLLPVNSVVTVEPGVYLPGWGGVRIEDLVVVTATGCRILSNSPKELIVIK, from the coding sequence ATGCCAGATATCCATCGTCAAAGAATAACCGGCATCAGAAAAGCCCTGGCCTTAAACAAGGCCGACGGCATCATCATTACCAACCTGATAAACATCAGGTATCTGGCCGGATACACCGGAAGTTCCGGGCTGTTGTGGATATCCCAGAAGGAGTCGGTGTTCTTTACCGATTTCCGTTATCAGGAGCAGGTCAAGCGCGAAGTGAAGGGGGCCAGGTGCATCATCATCAAGAAGGGCCTTTGGGAGGAATTGTTCCTGAATCCCGATTTCAAAAAAGCCAGGAAGGTCGGCTTTGAAAAGAACGATCTGAAATACTACCAATACGAATTACTGCAAAAAGAACTGAAGGCCAAAAAACTTCTGCCTTTATCCGGCCTGACTGAAGAGCTTCGCAAGGTGAAGGTTCCGGACGAAATAAAAAACATTGCCCGGGCCGCCGCCATAGCGGATAAGTCCTTTTCCAGGATAGTCAGGGGGATAAGGCCGGGAATGACCGAGCTGGAGATAGCCTTCAAGCTGGAATCCATCATGAAGACCCTGGGGGCCAGCGCACCCTCGTTCGACACCATAGTCGGCTCGGGGCCCAACAGCGCCCTGCCCCATGCCCAGCCTTCGGACCGGAAGATCCGGAAGGGGGATTTCATCGTCTTTGATTTCGGGGCCGTCTACCGGGGCTACCACTCCGACATGACCCGGACGGTCTGCGTGGGAGAACCAAGCCCCAAACACTTGAAGGTCTACGATACCGTGCTCAGGTCGCAGCTGGCCGGGTTGAAGGCCGTCAGGGCCGGGGTCAAGGGCAGGGAGGCCGATGCCGCCGCCCGTGCAGTGATCAATGCGGCCGGCTATGCCAAGTACTTCGGACACGGGCTGGGCCACGGGGTGGGCCTGGAAGTGCACGAGGCTCCGGGAGTGGGCAGCAAATCCGAGAACCTGCTGCCGGTGAATTCGGTGGTGACGGTGGAGCCGGGGGTCTATCTGCCTGGCTGGGGCGGGGTGCGGATCGAGGATCTGGTGGTGGTCACCGCCACGGGCTGCCGGATACTTAGCAATTCACCCAAGGAACTGATAGTCATCAAGTAG